The sequence below is a genomic window from Microbacterium sp. cx-55.
TCTGGGTCGGCGAGGGCGACGGTCAGGCCTGGCTCGCGGGCGGCAGCTACCTCGTCGCTCGCCGCATCCGCCAGACCATCGAGACGTGGGACCGGCTACGGCTCGTCGAGCAGGAACGCACGATCGGCCGCGACAAGAGTGCGGGTGCGCCGCTGTCCGGGGGCGACGAGTTCGCCGCCCCGGACTTCGCCGCGACGGGCGACGGATCCGCGCCGAAGATCGACGTCCGCTCGCACGTGCGCCTCGCGCATCCCGATCAGAACGGCGGCGTCCGCATCCTTCGCCGCGGATACAACTTCGTCGACGGCAACGACGCGCGCGGCGCTCTCGAGGCGGGCCTGTTCTTCCTGTCGTACCAGCGGTCACCGGAGCAGTTCATCACCGTGCAGAAGGCGCTCTCGACCGACCTGCTGGGCGAGTACCTGCGTCACGTCGGTTCGGGTATCTGGGCCGTGCCGCCCGGAGCCCGCGAAGGGTCGTTCGTCGGCGCCGGCCTCTTCGCCTGAGCCTGGCCTGTCCTGGCCTGGATCGCGTCAGCGCGGGTCAGCCGTTCTGGCGCGGATCCGGATGCGTCCCGGCGCGGCCCGCGGGCACTCCCGGGCGACGCGAGCCCGTCGGATCGCTGCGGTGACCCTCGGCGCCGGCCAGCGCGGGGTCGGCGAACAGCCACGGCCAGCGCGGCTCGACGAGTGGCCGGAAGACGCGGCGGACGGGTGCGGTCGCGAGCCCCAGAGCGATCAGGACGGACGCGATCGCGATCGCCGGAATCCAGAACACGGCGGGCTCGAGGTTGCGCAGCACCCCCGATTCGCGGAACGGGTACAGCACGAACGAGTGCAGCAGATAGACGTACATCGTGTACTGGCCGAAATGGGTCCACCAGGTGTTCGAACGCGGCACGAGCACGAAGAAGGCCGCGCTCATGACGAGCGCGATGAGCATGAGAGCGATGCGGATGCCGCCCGCCCACCACTGCACTCCGCCGAGGTCCGCGTACGCGTCCTCGTAGAACAGCCAGGTACGCAGATCCACTGCCCGCCACTGGTCGATGAAGATCCAGGCGATCAGGGCTGCGGTGACGAGAACGCCGGCGGCGGCGGTGAACAGCCACCAGGGACGCCGGCCGAGCAGCCGCCACCGGGCGACGATGTCGTGTTCGCGGAGCCACCATCCGAGGGTGAAGAAGAAGAGCAGGCCGAGTGTTCGGGAGAGCGAGAGCGTCGAGTCGACGTTCGGCAGGTAGCCGACGCCGACGGAGACGATCGCCGCCCAGAGCAGCGGCCAGCGCAGGAGTGCGAGGTAGGGCAACACGAGGCGGAAGATCCCCAGGGCGAGCAGGAACCACAGGGTCCAGGACGGCCGGGTCGGATTGATGCTCGCCTCGCCCTCGACGAGCCACTTGGTGACGGTCCAGAGCGTTTCGAAGATGACGTAGGGCAGCAGGATGTCGGTGATCACGCGTGCCATCTGCCGACGGCCGAGCGCTCCGGACTTCGAGAAGTACCCGGAGATCAGCGCGAACGCGGGGATGTGGAACGCGTAGACGACGAGATACACCGACAGGGCGGCATCCGAGTCGTAGATGAGGCGCTGCGCAGCGTGGCCGAAGACGACGAGAGCAACGCATGCGAACCGTGCGTTGTCCCAGAAGGGAACCCGGCGGCGGGGCTTCGAGGGGGCGGGGCTCGTGGAATCGCTCATCGGGCTCCGACACTACGGGAATACTCTGGCCCGACAGGTGTTATGCCATGTATATTCACCTGCATAGAACGAATGCCCCGCGCATTCGAGATCGGAAAGAGATCGTGACCGAGACCACCACCTGGTCGGGAATGCAGTTCGGCATCTTCACGGTGAGCGACATCACCCAGGACCCGACGACCGGCCGTACGCCCAGCGAAGCCGAGCGGATCCGCGCGACCCTGACCATCGCCAAGCACGCCGAAGACGTCGGCCTCGATGTCTTCGCGCTCGGCGAGCACCACAACCCGCCGTTCTGGTCGTCGTCGCCGACCACGACCCTCGCCTACATCGCCGCGCAGACCGAGCGCCTGGTGCTCTCGACCGCGACCACGCTCATCACGACGAACGACCCGGTGAAGGTCGCCGAGGACTTCGCGATGCTGCAGCACGTGTCGGGCGGTCGCACCGACCTCATGCTGGGTCGCGGCAACACCGGCCCGGTCTACCCTTGGTTCGGGAAGGACATCCGTCAGGGGCTCCCGCTCGCGCTCGAGAACTACGCGCTGCTGCACAAGCTGTGGCGTGAGGACGTCGTGGACTGGGAAGGCAAGTTCCGCACTCCGCTCCAGGGCTTCACCTCCACTCCTCGTCCGCTCGACGGCGTGGCCCCCTTCGTCTGGCACGGCTCCATCCGCACGCCCGAGATCGCCGAGCAGGCCGCGTACTACGGTGACGGCTTCTTCGCGAACAACATCTTCTGGCCCGCGGAGCACTACCAGCGCCTCATCAACCTCTACCGCCAGCGCTACGCGCACTACGGACACGGCGCGCCCGAGCAGGCGATCGTCGGCCTCGGCGGTCAGGTGTTCATGGCGGCGAAGTCGCAGGACGCGGTGAACGCGTTCCGTCCGTACTTCGACAACGCCCCCGTCTACGGTCACGGGCCGTCGATGGAGGACTTCGCCGAGATGACTCCGCTCACCGTCGGCTCGCCGCAGCAGGTCATCGACCGGTACGCGGGAATGCGCGACATCTACGGCGACTACCAGCGCCAGCTGTTCCTGATGGATCACGCGGGCCTGCCGTTGAAGACCGTCCTGGAGCAGCTCGACATCCTCGGCGGCGAGGTCGTGCCGGTGCTGCGCCGCGAGCTGGCGAAGAACCGCCCGGCCTCCGTGCCCGACGCGCCGACGCACGCGAACCTGGTCACCGCGGCCTACGGTGACGGACCGTCACGTCAGGCGACCCCGCGGCCGAACCGCGGCGACAACCTCACCACGGGTTCGCCCTACCAGGACGCCCCGGAGCCCGCCGGCTCGGCATTCGGTGCCGCGGCCGTTCGGAGCCTCTGATGGGCGCGCGGCGGATCGCGGTCGTCTCCGCGGGCCTGTCGAATCCGTCCTCGACACGCATGCTCGCCGACCGGATGCTGGCTGCCACCGTGCGTGAACTGGCCGGTCGCGACATCGAGGTGCAGGCCGACGTCTTCGAGCTGCGGGACTACGCGCACG
It includes:
- a CDS encoding LLM class flavin-dependent oxidoreductase codes for the protein MQFGIFTVSDITQDPTTGRTPSEAERIRATLTIAKHAEDVGLDVFALGEHHNPPFWSSSPTTTLAYIAAQTERLVLSTATTLITTNDPVKVAEDFAMLQHVSGGRTDLMLGRGNTGPVYPWFGKDIRQGLPLALENYALLHKLWREDVVDWEGKFRTPLQGFTSTPRPLDGVAPFVWHGSIRTPEIAEQAAYYGDGFFANNIFWPAEHYQRLINLYRQRYAHYGHGAPEQAIVGLGGQVFMAAKSQDAVNAFRPYFDNAPVYGHGPSMEDFAEMTPLTVGSPQQVIDRYAGMRDIYGDYQRQLFLMDHAGLPLKTVLEQLDILGGEVVPVLRRELAKNRPASVPDAPTHANLVTAAYGDGPSRQATPRPNRGDNLTTGSPYQDAPEPAGSAFGAAAVRSL
- a CDS encoding acyltransferase family protein, which gives rise to MSDSTSPAPSKPRRRVPFWDNARFACVALVVFGHAAQRLIYDSDAALSVYLVVYAFHIPAFALISGYFSKSGALGRRQMARVITDILLPYVIFETLWTVTKWLVEGEASINPTRPSWTLWFLLALGIFRLVLPYLALLRWPLLWAAIVSVGVGYLPNVDSTLSLSRTLGLLFFFTLGWWLREHDIVARWRLLGRRPWWLFTAAAGVLVTAALIAWIFIDQWRAVDLRTWLFYEDAYADLGGVQWWAGGIRIALMLIALVMSAAFFVLVPRSNTWWTHFGQYTMYVYLLHSFVLYPFRESGVLRNLEPAVFWIPAIAIASVLIALGLATAPVRRVFRPLVEPRWPWLFADPALAGAEGHRSDPTGSRRPGVPAGRAGTHPDPRQNG